In Biomphalaria glabrata chromosome 16, xgBioGlab47.1, whole genome shotgun sequence, the sequence AATCTTATCAGTTCTGAGAATTGTAATCCAATCCACGTTTATATAGTAGATATGCTGCCTTCCAATGAAAACGAGGTTGTCCCTTTCAATAGATTGCATGCGTTGTCAATGAATCACAAAGTTGTTATTCTTACTGTATCCTCCTCTTCATCAGCGTCCACAATCGTGGTCAAGCGCCCTTTTCCGAAAGGTACCACTTCACCATTGTCCCCGATGACCACCGAAGCCACATCGGGCAGAGACCTGGAAGATTTGACTATCATGTTATTGGACTGCAAGACACTCCGTAGGGTGCGAAAGTCCCTACGGCCATCGTGCGGGACGCTTTCAGGGCGACATTCAGAAGAGGAGGTAAATCCATTCTTGCTGCTTCCATTGACCATGGCCATCTTGGCCATCTTAACATCGTCACAAATGGGGGCTGCCATGATTTGTTGGGACATGCCCTCGAGAGAATCACTTTTCTGCCATGGGCTTTCCAAATTTTCATAATAGCCTCGGAGAGTTTGGGAATTTCCAAAAGAGTTCAGGCTGCAGCTGTTCAGTCGCTCTTGGAACATGTCGTGCATATGGAGTTTTTCTTCTGTGATTTCAAAGTTTTTGTCTGCGCTATGAACTTCAAGATTACTATTAGCATCATTTGATAAACCAAGCTTATCATAACAAGATATAACTTCTTTTTTATTATCCAAATGATCATACATAGTTTCTTTGTTATAAGCATTTTTGGATAAGCATTCTTTTCGATCAACAGAGTCTGAATTGTACGAGTTCTTTCTGTCTGAATGATCACTAAATGAATCCAAGGACAAATGTTTAGAACCACTTTCACTGTGCAGGTCTTTGCAGTTGGAGACTGTTGTGTCTGACTGAAGGCTGCTGAGAGAGCCGAGGTCAGTTTTTCTGAGATCTTCTGTTGACGTGGAGACATTGGATTCGGACATAGTTGAGCCTGAGCTGCCGCAAGAATCCCTGAACTTGTTTCTAACTATCTCCCTTGACTTGTTGGCGACACCTGTGCTGGAATTACTTTTTAAACTGATGCGAGATTCTCTGAGCCTATTAAGAGAGTTTGTTCCTGTCCCTGGAAGGATAATGGGCTGAGAAATTTTTCTGTTATTCTGCAAAGAGGTCCTGAAGATGGTGTTCCGAGTTAAAGTTCTTTCTCCGCTTTGGGGTGTGGATGCAGATGTTGCGGAGAGAACCACGTCCGTGTGGTTTAACATTTTCGTGATGTTGCCGTCCAGGTGGACGCTAAAACTGTGTCGCCTCTTGAAGTTTTGACCTGACGAGTCCGCAGAGGGGGTACACTCGGGTGGCGAGCTCAGGGGCGCCAAGCTATCCTGCGCGTATGATGGCGGAATCTCGAACATGTTGGTGGTGATGACGTCAGAAGCAAGGCTGGGCTTGCTCAACCCGTATACGTTCTCAGCCCTGACACGAAAGACGTATGCTGTGTCAGGGTCAAGGTGACGGACCTCATAACTAGTTCCCTGACAACACTTAGTGACGGTCCTCCACTGCCGGTCAACAGCAGAACTCAAGATGACCATCTCAAGAGTGTAAGCAATTATACTGTGACCAGCAGCATTGCGTGGAGTACTCCAGGAGAGTGTAATTGAATCATGAGTGACATGTGTGGCAATGGGTTTCCTGGGTTGACTGGGTTTTTctggaagataaaaaaaacttggatTAACAATGATATCATTTTATACTAACACATCTATGTATTCAGTGAATACTTAACATCATTACAGGGTTTGTGTAGTTCAATCAACAGCTGGGTTACTTTCTCCTTTTTCTATCTTAAGCGTCGGCCAAGATTAAATAGATCCCCTACAAGTTTTTCATTAACCCCTTATAAAGAGTATAAAGACTGGACTGGGGGACTTTAAGAATAAGTCTTGACTGAAGTTTCTAAAATGGTAACGGCCATTACTGGGTTGGGTCGTAACATGTACGTGGCGCCCAGCATTCCGATCCTAGGTCCGCTCGCGGCAGAATGCAGCGCTAACTACGGGGAATGTCTTCATATCCCCTAAACTGTAACCGCCACAATTCCGTGCAAGGACCGCCACTCGTATTGTTCTCCTTGTGGAACGTCGTGGTTGGAAACACACACCCCCTCCTCCCTGCGGTTGATATTTCGGTGCGGGTGTCGTTAATGAAAGATCTGCGATTTATATGGCTTATATTCTTTGTCttgaaaggcaatggatgcgaccagatgagtcactggttttggtttaacCAATTCATGCATGTGTATGCATCTGATTCAGGGCTGGCtttcttttttcccctcttGATTAAGGTCGCTTCGTTTCTTTTCCTCTCAGCGAGGATCGTCCCAGCaggcacagtctgtctccatgcactccggtctttggctatttcTTCCCACTTACTTTCGTTGAtgtctgtggctctcatgtctcgcctgcacacatctctatatgttagtcttgggcggcccttgggtctgactccctccacaagctcagcatacaagatatctttcgggattctacatTCTGGCATGCGGGCATCGCTAAATCTAAGTTATTCTttgtttcagggtgttaggttTGAGGCTGCAATGGAGCATGTAGTTTTAAGCTCGCCCTCGGAGCCGTGACTGACACTTGATTAGTTTGAGCCTTGCATCTCCGTGTTGTAGTATTTTGGTTTACCGGGCCGTGTGGCCGAAATTGAATGT encodes:
- the LOC106073217 gene encoding titin homolog, which translates into the protein MGANQSNSGDVILPSGDNSIYHHGNHSGYHSSNYSRPSLEKRKKEKPSQPRKPIATHVTHDSITLSWSTPRNAAGHSIIAYTLEMVILSSAVDRQWRTVTKCCQGTSYEVRHLDPDTAYVFRVRAENVYGLSKPSLASDVITTNMFEIPPSYAQDSLAPLSSPPECTPSADSSGQNFKRRHSFSVHLDGNITKMLNHTDVVLSATSASTPQSGERTLTRNTIFRTSLQNNRKISQPIILPGTGTNSLNRLRESRISLKSNSSTGVANKSREIVRNKFRDSCGSSGSTMSESNVSTSTEDLRKTDLGSLSSLQSDTTVSNCKDLHSESGSKHLSLDSFSDHSDRKNSYNSDSVDRKECLSKNAYNKETMYDHLDNKKEVISCYDKLGLSNDANSNLEVHSADKNFEITEEKLHMHDMFQERLNSCSLNSFGNSQTLRGYYENLESPWQKSDSLEGMSQQIMAAPICDDVKMAKMAMVNGSSKNGFTSSSECRPESVPHDGRRDFRTLRSVLQSNNMIVKSSRSLPDVASVVIGDNGEVVPFGKGRLTTIVDADEEEDTVRITTL